A single genomic interval of Streptococcus oralis subsp. dentisani harbors:
- a CDS encoding DUF1700 domain-containing protein — MTRTDYLTQLETYLHKLPEADRIEAMDYFKELFDDAGTEGEEELIASLGTPKEAAHDILSDLLNKKVNEGPAQKNDRQLLHIALLALLVAPIGIPVGIGILMAIIGLFIAAAAVILAFFTVSVTGILLGGLFIVESFSILAEAKSAFILIFGAGLLSIGASSLVLLGISYVARFFGLLVVRLVQWILKKGKRGDRHA, encoded by the coding sequence ATGACAAGAACTGACTATCTGACTCAGTTAGAAACCTATCTCCATAAACTGCCTGAAGCTGACCGCATCGAAGCCATGGACTACTTTAAGGAACTATTTGACGATGCAGGTACAGAGGGTGAAGAGGAGCTCATCGCCAGTCTGGGAACTCCAAAAGAAGCCGCTCATGATATCCTCTCTGACCTTCTCAACAAAAAAGTCAATGAAGGTCCTGCTCAAAAGAATGACCGTCAACTGCTACACATTGCCCTTCTAGCTCTGCTAGTAGCTCCTATCGGAATTCCGGTCGGGATCGGCATCCTCATGGCAATCATCGGACTTTTTATCGCAGCGGCCGCTGTCATTCTAGCCTTCTTTACCGTCTCTGTGACGGGTATCCTGCTGGGCGGACTCTTTATCGTAGAAAGTTTTAGCATCCTAGCCGAAGCTAAATCTGCCTTTATCTTAATTTTCGGGGCTGGTTTGCTCTCTATCGGTGCTTCTTCTCTTGTTCTACTGGGTATCTCCTATGTAGCTCGTTTCTTTGGCCTTCTGGTCGTCCGCTTGGTGCAATGGATTCTTAAAAAAGGAAAGAGAGGTGACAGACATGCGTAA
- a CDS encoding CPBP family intramembrane glutamic endopeptidase translates to MKKYRLLFKMSAVFSYLFFVFGLSQLTLIVQNYWQFSSQIGNFFWIRNILSLLFSGVMIGILVKIGHGYLFRIPRKKWLWYSILTVLVVVLQIYFNVQTAKHVQSTAEGWAVLIGYSETNFAELGIYITLFFLVPLMEELLYRGLLQHAFFKHSRFGLDLLLPSILFALPHFSSLPSLLDILVFATFGIIFAGLTRYTKSIYPSYAVHVINNIVATLPFLLTFLHRVFG, encoded by the coding sequence ATGAAAAAATATCGTCTTCTTTTCAAAATGAGTGCTGTCTTCTCTTACCTATTTTTCGTATTTGGTCTTTCTCAGCTGACTCTTATCGTCCAAAACTATTGGCAATTTTCTTCTCAGATAGGAAACTTCTTCTGGATTCGAAATATCTTGAGTTTGCTATTTAGTGGAGTCATGATTGGTATTCTTGTTAAGATAGGCCACGGCTATCTCTTTCGCATTCCAAGAAAAAAATGGCTTTGGTATTCGATTTTGACAGTATTAGTGGTAGTGCTCCAGATTTATTTTAACGTTCAGACAGCTAAACATGTTCAGTCAACTGCTGAAGGTTGGGCCGTATTGATTGGTTATAGTGAAACCAATTTTGCTGAGCTAGGTATCTACATAACTCTGTTCTTTCTAGTGCCGCTGATGGAAGAGTTGCTCTATAGAGGATTACTTCAACACGCCTTCTTTAAACATTCGAGATTTGGTCTTGATTTGCTCCTTCCTTCTATTTTATTTGCTCTCCCTCATTTTTCAAGCCTGCCTAGTCTGTTAGATATTTTGGTCTTTGCAACATTTGGAATCATCTTTGCCGGTTTGACCCGCTATACCAAGAGCATTTATCCATCCTATGCGGTGCACGTGATTAATAATATTGTAGCGACATTACCATTTCTGCTGACTTTTTTACATAGGGTGTTTGGGTAA
- a CDS encoding bacteriocin immunity protein, which produces MTPLKWFAGGSERRCEAMMILDHLLEDIKDEPQLTPLKNQLLIYKRRLRDDGASVPFILSQMNVDLSRVLIENKLGLSESQAEQIKKLRELSAIRYGY; this is translated from the coding sequence ATGACACCATTAAAATGGTTTGCAGGAGGAAGCGAAAGACGTTGTGAAGCCATGATGATCCTTGATCATCTACTGGAAGATATAAAGGATGAGCCTCAACTTACTCCCTTGAAAAATCAGTTATTGATTTATAAAAGACGACTAAGGGACGACGGGGCTTCTGTTCCATTTATATTGAGCCAAATGAATGTTGACCTTTCGCGTGTATTGATTGAAAACAAGCTGGGTTTGTCAGAAAGTCAAGCCGAGCAGATCAAAAAATTGAGAGAATTATCTGCGATTCGGTATGGTTACTGA
- a CDS encoding rhodanese-related sulfurtransferase — translation MAKDIRVLLYYLYTPIENAEQFAADHLAFCKSIGLKGRILVADEGINGTVSGDYETTQKYMDYVHSLPGMEDLWFKIDEESEQAFKKMFVRYKKEIVHLGLEDNDFDNDINPLETTGAYLSPKEFKEALLDEDTVVLDTRNDYEYDLGHFRGAIRPDIRNFRELPQWVRDNKEKFMDKRVVVYCTGGVRCEKFSGWMVREGYKDVGQLHGGIATYGKDPEVQGELWDGKMYVFDERIAVDVNHVNPTIVGKDWFDGTPCERYVNCGNPFCNRRILTSEENEDKYLRGCSHECRVHPRNRYVSENELTQAEVVERLAAIGESLDQVATV, via the coding sequence ATGGCAAAAGATATTCGTGTCTTACTTTACTACCTTTATACTCCAATTGAAAACGCAGAGCAATTTGCGGCAGATCACTTGGCTTTCTGTAAATCAATCGGCCTTAAAGGTCGTATCCTAGTCGCTGACGAGGGAATCAACGGAACCGTTTCAGGTGACTACGAAACAACCCAAAAATATATGGACTACGTTCACAGCCTCCCAGGTATGGAAGACCTCTGGTTCAAGATTGACGAAGAAAGTGAACAAGCCTTCAAGAAGATGTTTGTTCGCTACAAGAAAGAAATTGTCCACCTTGGGTTGGAAGACAACGACTTTGATAACGATATCAACCCACTTGAAACAACAGGTGCTTACTTGTCTCCAAAAGAGTTCAAAGAAGCCCTTCTTGACGAAGATACCGTTGTCCTTGACACACGTAACGATTACGAGTATGACCTAGGACATTTCCGTGGGGCTATCCGTCCAGACATCCGCAACTTCCGTGAGTTGCCACAATGGGTTCGTGATAACAAGGAAAAATTCATGGACAAGCGTGTCGTGGTTTACTGTACAGGTGGCGTTCGCTGTGAGAAATTCTCAGGTTGGATGGTCCGTGAAGGCTACAAAGATGTTGGCCAATTGCACGGAGGAATCGCAACTTATGGTAAGGACCCAGAAGTCCAAGGTGAACTTTGGGATGGGAAAATGTACGTCTTTGACGAGCGTATCGCAGTTGATGTTAACCATGTCAACCCTACCATTGTAGGGAAAGATTGGTTTGATGGAACACCATGCGAACGCTATGTCAATTGTGGAAATCCCTTCTGTAACCGCCGTATCTTGACATCAGAAGAAAACGAAGACAAGTACCTTCGTGGATGCTCACACGAGTGCCGTGTTCACCCACGCAACCGCTATGTTTCAGAAAATGAATTGACACAAGCAGAAGTGGTGGAGCGCTTAGCTGCTATCGGTGAAAGCTTGGACCAAGTTGCTACAGTATAA
- a CDS encoding stage II sporulation protein M, whose product MTQEWFESADLEKKSAQTKSEIQPDQPDTSETVETEPQASQETPVSPKESETHEEEAPQITEEDQTEEEGDGKAEEEHKQEKPAKEKSIFSKALESPYIPDIDPRKTARFKEEIALFWTWLLDAIQEPTASKNTDQKHRYSVFALLTLLSSINLFFSIYHIKHLYYGYMISIANGSPNQLPPLDLFAGLSILVASALFYFSIILGGFTVRRVLDQESDFTFQEAFDRYSRLFAIPLVLTALASFFALFGGLRFAGILTLLSMAIFALGNLFVISKPSKTSSLDPFYRFLLAVLLDGAILLPFFIAELALTVDYLRTLTFF is encoded by the coding sequence ATGACACAAGAATGGTTTGAAAGCGCCGATCTTGAGAAGAAATCAGCTCAGACGAAATCGGAAATCCAACCCGACCAACCAGATACTTCGGAAACTGTGGAGACCGAACCACAAGCAAGCCAAGAAACACCTGTCTCACCTAAAGAGTCGGAAACGCATGAGGAGGAAGCTCCCCAAATAACGGAGGAAGACCAAACCGAGGAAGAGGGAGATGGGAAAGCTGAAGAAGAACACAAGCAAGAAAAACCTGCAAAAGAGAAAAGCATCTTCAGCAAGGCTTTAGAAAGTCCCTATATCCCAGACATTGACCCCCGCAAAACTGCTCGATTCAAAGAAGAAATCGCACTATTTTGGACTTGGTTGCTGGATGCTATCCAAGAACCAACTGCCAGCAAGAATACGGACCAAAAGCATCGTTATAGTGTCTTTGCCCTACTCACCTTGCTGTCGTCAATCAACCTTTTCTTTAGTATCTATCATATCAAGCACCTCTACTATGGCTATATGATTTCTATTGCTAATGGTTCTCCTAACCAGCTCCCACCTTTAGATCTCTTTGCCGGGCTTTCGATTCTAGTCGCTAGCGCTCTATTTTACTTTTCCATCATTTTGGGAGGTTTTACTGTCCGACGTGTGTTGGACCAGGAGAGCGACTTCACATTCCAAGAAGCCTTTGATCGGTATAGCAGACTCTTTGCTATCCCACTTGTCCTAACAGCTCTAGCAAGTTTCTTTGCACTCTTTGGTGGCTTACGATTTGCTGGCATCCTCACTCTTCTAAGCATGGCCATCTTTGCCCTCGGCAATCTCTTTGTGATTAGCAAGCCAAGTAAGACCAGTAGCCTTGACCCATTCTATCGTTTCTTACTAGCTGTCTTACTTGATGGCGCTATTCTCTTACCCTTCTTCATTGCAGAGCTTGCGCTGACAGTTGACTACCTTCGCACCCTGACATTCTTTTAA
- a CDS encoding ABC transporter permease, producing the protein MKKFSKTLRDNWIFLLMVLPGALWLILFFYIPVFGNVVAFKDYHMTSNGFIDSIVNSKWVGLDNFRFLFSSKDAFIITRNTVLYNLGFIFIGLIVSVGIAIILSELRSKRMVKIFQTSMLFPYFLSWVIISFFTDAFLNIDKGVFNHFLTSIGMKEVNFYADLGIWPYLLLFLGIWKGFGYSSVMYYATIMGIDPTYYEAATVDGASKWQRIRNVTIPQLTPLVTVLTILAVGNIFRVDFGLFYQIPHNAGQLYNVTNVLDVYVFNGLTQTADIGMASAAGLYQSVVGLILVILSNLLARRVDPNSALF; encoded by the coding sequence ATGAAAAAGTTTTCAAAGACCTTGAGAGATAACTGGATCTTTCTCTTGATGGTTTTACCAGGGGCACTCTGGTTGATTCTATTCTTTTACATTCCAGTATTTGGGAATGTGGTCGCCTTTAAAGACTACCATATGACCAGTAATGGTTTCATAGATAGTATTGTGAATAGTAAATGGGTCGGGTTAGATAATTTCAGATTCTTGTTTAGTTCAAAAGATGCCTTTATCATCACTCGAAATACCGTTCTCTACAATCTCGGCTTTATCTTTATCGGTTTGATTGTATCAGTAGGGATTGCCATCATCCTCAGCGAGCTTCGCTCTAAGAGAATGGTTAAGATTTTCCAAACGTCTATGTTGTTCCCTTACTTCCTGTCATGGGTTATCATCAGTTTCTTTACAGATGCCTTCCTAAACATTGACAAAGGGGTCTTCAACCATTTCCTAACGTCCATTGGCATGAAGGAAGTCAACTTCTACGCTGACTTAGGCATTTGGCCATACCTTCTCCTTTTCCTAGGTATTTGGAAAGGCTTTGGATATAGCAGTGTCATGTACTATGCGACAATCATGGGAATTGATCCAACCTATTACGAAGCAGCAACAGTGGACGGGGCTAGCAAGTGGCAACGTATTCGCAATGTAACCATTCCTCAGTTGACTCCACTTGTAACAGTCTTGACCATCCTTGCAGTCGGAAATATCTTCCGTGTAGACTTTGGTCTCTTCTATCAAATTCCACACAATGCTGGTCAGCTTTACAATGTAACCAACGTTTTGGATGTATATGTCTTTAATGGTTTGACTCAGACAGCAGATATCGGTATGGCTTCAGCAGCCGGTCTTTACCAATCCGTTGTCGGTTTGATTCTGGTTATCCTATCAAACTTGCTTGCAAGACGAGTCGATCCAAATTCAGCACTATTCTAG
- a CDS encoding ABC transporter substrate-binding protein has protein sequence MKNWKKYAFASASVVALAASLAACGNLSGNNKKAADSASGDKPVLKMYQIGDKPDNLDELLENANKIIEEKVGAKLDIQYLGWGDYGKKMSVITSSGENYDIAFADNYVVNAQKGAYADLTELYKKEGAELYKALDPAYIKGNTVNGKIYAVPVAANVASSQNFAFNGALLAKYGIDISGVTSYETLEPVLKQIKEKAPDVVPFAVTKNFIPSDNFDYPVPNGLPFVIDLEGDTTKIVNRYEVPRFKEHLKTLHKFYEAGYIPKDVATSDTSFDLQQDTWFVREETVGPADYGNSLLSRVANKDIQIKPITNFIKKNQTTQVANFVISNNSKNKEKSMEVLNLLNTNPELLNGLVYGPEGKNWEKVEGKENRVRVLDAYKGNTHMSGWNTGNNWILYINENVTDQQIEDSKKQLAEAKESPALGFIFNTDSVKSEISAISNTMQQFDTAINTGTVDPDKAIPELMEKLKSEGAYEKVLNEMQKQYDEFLKNKKS, from the coding sequence ATGAAAAACTGGAAAAAATATGCTTTTGCATCTGCTAGCGTAGTCGCTTTGGCTGCAAGCCTTGCTGCTTGTGGAAACCTTTCAGGTAACAACAAAAAAGCTGCTGACTCAGCTTCAGGTGACAAACCTGTTCTTAAAATGTACCAAATCGGTGACAAACCAGACAACTTGGATGAATTGCTAGAAAATGCCAACAAAATCATCGAAGAAAAAGTTGGTGCTAAATTGGATATCCAATACCTTGGATGGGGTGACTACGGTAAGAAAATGTCAGTTATCACATCATCAGGTGAAAACTACGATATCGCTTTTGCAGATAACTATGTCGTAAATGCTCAAAAAGGTGCTTATGCGGACTTGACAGAATTGTACAAGAAAGAAGGAGCAGAGCTTTACAAAGCACTTGATCCAGCTTACATCAAAGGGAACACTGTAAACGGTAAGATCTACGCTGTTCCAGTTGCAGCCAACGTTGCATCGTCACAAAACTTTGCCTTTAACGGCGCTCTTCTTGCCAAATATGGCATTGACATTTCAGGTGTCACTTCATACGAAACACTTGAACCAGTCTTGAAACAAATCAAAGAAAAAGCTCCAGACGTAGTACCATTTGCGGTTACGAAGAACTTTATCCCATCTGATAACTTTGACTACCCAGTACCAAATGGACTTCCATTTGTTATCGACCTTGAAGGAGATACTACTAAGATCGTAAACCGTTACGAAGTACCTCGTTTCAAAGAACACTTGAAGACTCTTCACAAATTCTATGAAGCTGGATACATTCCAAAAGACGTAGCAACAAGCGACACTTCATTTGACCTTCAACAAGATACTTGGTTCGTTCGTGAAGAAACAGTAGGACCAGCTGACTACGGTAACAGCTTGCTCTCACGTGTTGCTAACAAAGACATCCAAATCAAACCAATCACTAACTTTATCAAGAAAAACCAAACAACACAAGTTGCTAACTTTGTCATCTCAAACAACTCTAAGAACAAAGAAAAATCAATGGAAGTGTTGAACCTCTTGAACACTAACCCAGAACTCTTGAACGGTCTTGTTTACGGTCCAGAAGGCAAGAACTGGGAAAAAGTTGAAGGTAAAGAAAACCGTGTACGCGTTCTTGATGCTTACAAAGGAAACACTCACATGTCAGGTTGGAACACTGGTAACAACTGGATCCTTTACATCAACGAAAACGTTACAGATCAACAAATCGAAGATTCTAAGAAACAATTGGCAGAAGCCAAAGAATCTCCAGCGCTTGGATTCATCTTTAACACTGACAGTGTGAAATCTGAAATCTCAGCAATCTCTAACACAATGCAACAATTCGATACAGCTATCAACACTGGTACTGTAGACCCAGATAAAGCTATTCCAGAATTGATGGAAAAATTAAAATCTGAAGGTGCCTACGAAAAAGTATTGAACGAAATGCAAAAACAATACGACGAATTCTTGAAAAACAAAAAATCATAA
- a CDS encoding DUF4299 family protein: MAKTFFIPNKDSILGQQEVLTAKSILALVEGLESHSYDAVYLRQPLNRLEYIECGIGGQSQFLFKVNYADSRKGYQVVIPDFLTRADWEIVETLLQALSGKLGEAVEGLEEFDFEAYFRETVKNYLADKAARLVYCQGLLSPIYLNKKYLESFLAEDGLARFEELVKKVQGSDAYLASVKFYPDAQGRVHGIYHLAQGVKTILPKEPFVPAPYTEQLAGKELVWEIDLVKISGDGSKAEDYEAIARLDYEKFLESLPKAFYHQLDANQLEVQAILGQDFEGVASIK, from the coding sequence ATGGCGAAAACATTTTTTATCCCAAATAAAGATAGTATTCTAGGACAACAGGAGGTCTTGACTGCCAAGTCTATCTTGGCCTTGGTGGAGGGCTTGGAGTCACACAGTTATGATGCAGTCTATCTCCGTCAGCCCCTCAATCGTCTCGAGTATATCGAGTGTGGGATTGGAGGCCAGTCGCAATTTCTCTTCAAAGTGAACTATGCGGATAGCCGAAAAGGTTATCAAGTGGTGATTCCAGATTTCCTTACTAGAGCGGACTGGGAGATTGTAGAGACTCTCCTCCAGGCCCTATCTGGCAAGTTGGGGGAAGCGGTAGAAGGGTTAGAAGAATTTGACTTTGAAGCTTATTTCCGAGAAACAGTCAAGAATTATCTAGCTGATAAAGCGGCTCGTCTAGTATATTGCCAAGGACTCTTGTCCCCTATCTATCTCAACAAGAAATACCTCGAGAGTTTTTTGGCTGAGGATGGATTGGCACGTTTTGAAGAGCTGGTCAAGAAGGTTCAAGGCTCTGATGCCTACCTTGCCAGTGTGAAATTTTACCCAGACGCTCAAGGCAGGGTGCACGGTATCTATCACCTAGCCCAGGGAGTCAAGACGATTTTGCCAAAGGAACCCTTTGTACCAGCGCCTTATACCGAGCAGCTGGCAGGCAAGGAGCTTGTTTGGGAGATTGACCTAGTGAAGATTTCTGGTGATGGCTCAAAAGCAGAAGACTATGAAGCCATCGCTCGCTTGGATTATGAAAAATTCCTAGAGTCACTACCAAAAGCATTTTACCACCAACTAGATGCCAATCAATTAGAAGTACAAGCCATCCTAGGACAAGATTTTGAAGGAGTGGCAAGCATCAAGTAG
- a CDS encoding DUF4097 family beta strand repeat-containing protein encodes MRKLTKGFLIFGVVSTILGFIMIIVGAQSNGIQSLLAMSKDPVYDNRIEEVTFGSEVEKLDLTLEEHSLTITESVDDKIHITYHPSVSGRHDLTTGMSDKTLSVTDKQASQHRFLGSGIEGLLHIASSYSNRFNEVILSLPKGRRLQAITVSVNRGQTSIRQATLENATIKTKGYHLRITESSIKNSTLTTPSIINIFDTELTDSQVKTEGEHIYAENIKVRGKVELDSHNDLRLFLSKTEFDRINLDISSQHGGIYRKAQREHPKQKENELANPYKTEKADVKDLLIIKANQDIYLPKEEEYSSPSRNH; translated from the coding sequence ATGCGTAAATTGACGAAAGGATTTCTCATCTTTGGTGTGGTTTCTACAATCCTTGGTTTTATCATGATCATTGTAGGCGCCCAGTCCAATGGTATTCAAAGTTTGCTTGCCATGTCAAAAGACCCCGTCTATGACAATCGTATCGAAGAAGTTACCTTTGGAAGCGAAGTGGAAAAACTTGATTTGACCCTTGAAGAACACAGCCTAACCATCACAGAGTCTGTAGATGACAAGATCCATATCACCTATCATCCTTCCGTGTCTGGCCGTCACGATCTGACTACTGGCATGAGTGACAAAACACTGAGCGTCACTGACAAACAAGCCTCCCAACATCGTTTTCTCGGATCAGGAATCGAAGGCCTACTTCATATCGCCAGCAGCTATTCCAACCGTTTTAATGAAGTTATTCTCTCCCTACCTAAAGGAAGAAGGTTGCAAGCCATCACCGTCTCAGTCAATCGTGGACAGACCTCCATCCGTCAAGCCACCCTTGAAAATGCGACAATCAAAACAAAAGGCTACCACTTAAGAATAACAGAAAGCTCCATCAAGAACAGTACACTAACGACACCTAGTATTATCAATATTTTTGATACAGAATTGACAGATAGCCAGGTCAAGACGGAAGGGGAACACATCTATGCTGAAAATATCAAGGTCCGCGGTAAGGTAGAACTAGACTCTCATAACGACTTAAGACTCTTTCTTTCTAAGACAGAATTCGATCGTATCAATCTAGATATTTCTTCTCAGCATGGCGGTATCTATCGTAAAGCACAAAGAGAGCATCCTAAACAAAAAGAGAATGAACTTGCCAACCCTTATAAAACTGAAAAAGCCGATGTCAAGGACCTACTGATTATAAAAGCCAACCAGGATATCTACCTACCTAAGGAGGAAGAGTACTCTTCTCCATCTAGAAACCATTGA
- a CDS encoding carbohydrate ABC transporter permease, with protein sequence MAEKIKKEKIDNVGIHSFSKKADIFFSIISGLIALSCILPFIFVIIISVTDEKSILQYGYSFFPSKFGVDGFQFLAQFKDKILQALFISVFVTVVGTVTNVFITTTYAYAISRTTFKYRRFFTIFALLSMLFNAGLVPGYIVVTRLLQLGDTVWALIVPMLLSPFNIILMRSFFKKTIPEAILESARIDGASEARIFFQICLPLSLPGIATITLLTALGFWNDWFNALLYIKSDNLYPLQYLLMQIQQNMDYIAKAVGLSGQLGVALPKETGRMAMVVLATLPIAILYPFFQRYFVKGLTIGGVKE encoded by the coding sequence ATGGCAGAAAAAATTAAAAAAGAAAAAATCGATAATGTCGGCATTCACTCCTTCAGTAAGAAAGCAGATATCTTCTTTAGTATCATCTCTGGTTTGATCGCTCTTTCTTGTATCTTGCCCTTTATCTTCGTTATCATCATTTCGGTGACAGATGAAAAGAGCATCCTCCAGTATGGATATAGCTTTTTCCCTTCGAAGTTCGGTGTAGATGGATTCCAGTTCCTAGCTCAGTTTAAAGATAAGATCCTCCAAGCGCTCTTTATCTCAGTCTTTGTAACAGTAGTCGGGACAGTGACCAACGTCTTCATCACAACCACTTATGCCTACGCCATCTCACGTACAACCTTTAAGTACCGCAGATTCTTTACGATCTTTGCTCTTCTTAGTATGTTGTTCAATGCTGGTTTGGTACCAGGCTATATCGTGGTGACTCGTTTGCTCCAACTTGGTGATACGGTTTGGGCCTTGATTGTTCCAATGCTTCTCTCACCATTCAACATCATCTTGATGCGTTCCTTCTTCAAGAAGACCATTCCAGAAGCCATTCTCGAATCCGCTCGTATCGATGGTGCCAGTGAAGCTCGGATCTTCTTCCAGATCTGTTTACCATTGTCACTTCCAGGTATCGCAACCATCACTCTTTTGACAGCTCTTGGTTTCTGGAACGACTGGTTCAACGCTCTTCTTTACATCAAGAGTGACAACTTGTATCCATTGCAATATTTGCTCATGCAAATCCAGCAAAATATGGACTACATTGCAAAAGCAGTCGGCCTATCTGGCCAACTGGGAGTCGCTCTACCAAAAGAAACAGGTCGTATGGCCATGGTTGTTCTTGCAACCCTTCCAATCGCGATTCTGTATCCATTCTTCCAACGCTACTTTGTTAAAGGTTTGACTATCGGTGGTGTGAAAGAATAG
- a CDS encoding PadR family transcriptional regulator, whose amino-acid sequence MYFPTSSALIEFLILAVLERGDSYGYEISQTIKLIANIKESTLYPILKKLEASGFLTTYSREFQGRMRKYYSLTNRGVEQLVTLKEEWTLYTDTVNGIIEGSIRHDKN is encoded by the coding sequence ATGTACTTCCCAACATCCTCTGCCTTGATTGAGTTTCTCATCTTGGCTGTACTGGAGCGGGGAGATTCTTATGGTTATGAGATTAGCCAAACCATTAAGCTCATTGCCAATATCAAAGAATCTACGCTCTATCCCATTCTCAAAAAATTGGAAGCCAGTGGCTTTCTGACCACCTACTCTAGAGAGTTTCAGGGGCGTATGCGCAAATACTACTCCTTGACCAATCGGGGCGTAGAGCAGCTCGTTACTCTAAAGGAAGAGTGGACGCTCTATACCGACACCGTCAACGGCATCATAGAAGGGAGTATCCGCCATGACAAGAACTGA